ACTGCCATTTgggtataatttataataaatacactGAAATcgatttatgtttttatttaacaaactttttacaattttataattatccAATGAGAATGAGTTACCAGTGTAAATTTTAGTGCAATTCCTGAAATGTATGCTTTTACTTCAGTCTCGTTAAAGCATTTCATAAGATAATGAAAAAGCGAGCCGTAAAGTTTGGGCACCTAAATACTTGTTGTTTGGTCGTTATTCAGATCTAAGTAGTTTCACTCTAATGTCTGTTACCAATTCAAGGCCCTTGGGATAGCAAAAAgttcttaattttaatatagtttATTGGTTACgacattttaagttttaaattaagataactaaaaaaaaccacTACTATTTTTGCTAAAAAGCTGCAGAATAATACGAAACAATATTTCAAATCTGTGCGTCAAGGATGCCATCTGCCAGTGtagtttattcatttatttgtaatACGTCCATCTATGTTGTGTTCAGTTCGAATTCGAAAGTTTAGTAAGTGCTAAACTTCACAGACGGTTTTCACAAGCtttttcacctgtcccgatatttGTGTGTGTCGGTGATCAAATGTTGCAAGTTATATTTGAGCCCGTGGTTATTTTATGGCGCATGCGACTGTTCCGAAGTATCGATCTTCGTTAatatcaaggtacgcggaacaaaacccgaatttaatacataaaattagtaatgactaatgaccgcgatagtctaaaatattgtgagCTACGACGGTTTCCGATTGAACTTCTAAAATAATCTTCAGTTGGAATTCTTCTTCCTGGTGTCATAATACGCAGTCTTAGGCCGCTGTTTTCCAATGTCATAACAAATGAAACTATAGAAAACAGAGacgaatattaaatataattaggtatgtaAGCTCAGTAGATATAGCAATTTCTTGAATCTTCTCTAGGGCAGAATGGTAGAAAGTATGAAGTGGTAATggtattggtagtttttataatttaaggCTTTATGACACTGTGAGCGCGGcgtaaagtgtaaacaaatcGATATTTATCGATTAAGTCGTTGCAGCTATCATGAGCAGCTTTCATGATCCCGCGTTGTTGACGCCACACGACGCCCGCAGCGTAAAAAAAGCCATAGGTTAAAATGTGGACTGGTTATCGAAATCTTATAGTATTTAATCCTAATTACAGTAATTGGAAAAAATATagcttatttacatttttgcaGCAGGTTCTATACATTTACAATTAACTTACGGCTAGGGAGGTAAAGTACTATGACATTATTTCAGTAGGTACGACGATAAGGCGACTCACTCTATCGTGGCCAAGTAACCGGTTAGCACACCTAATAATAAGCTTACGTTAGGTAACCAAAGTGCAGTCTACATCAAATGACGATTAACAATGCTTCAATGCCTTAAAGGCACTTTATTAATCGATGTTGAATGCTAACCTTGctacaatcataataaaatctaattaataataaataacgctaaCAACCGAcataaaactaatatttttgattttttccatATTGAACTTACAGTTGGGTAGGTATCTAGTTAAATTAAACGTAGGATACAACTAAAAAAAGTATATCATCTCTAcctataacaaataaaaaaatcaggaaaatATTAGATTGACTTCACACAATTCCtgaaattattcaactttaaacgaTTACTACAGCCTGAGGCACTTCCAAatgataaataatttttttttttactgagaTAAACACTACTCAACGCACATAAAGTTACATATTTGGTCAATTAAATGCGAGTCTTTCTTTATGGATACAAAGTGTACTAAAATTAATTTAGGTACACTGTTGGCAATTGAAATATTTCAGAGATTcagttaatatattttataatatatttagtagttactTTTGTTTACTAACATTGAGAttagtatataaataaagttaacggaaaataggtaggtatgtcaaaaAGGTTGTGTGAGCTAACTAGAGCTTTTAGCTACTACATAGTCTGTACCGGAACaatacctaatttattttattggatGGGTACCCGCTAAATCGTATTAATTGGAACGCATATTTAACCCCTGGCAAATGTTTTTTCGCCACAACTTTAAAGCCACCACGGCCCGTGCGAGTCGCTAAGCAAGGGTCGCCGCGAAAGcgtgcaaaatttaattattcgCGTATGTATTTTCCTAaagcataatattataaatctccTTCCCTTTTCCGGATGGaaggtatattaggtatattgtgtgtgtttgtgactGAAGAACCCGTATGTTTTGGATTAGAAAGGACTAGAGACatgggcgtacccagcttctggcctagGGGGGTGCAAGTCAGATTTTTAGGTCAGATCACCCGCGCTTTTTTTGTCATACGGAGCAAGTTCATACATTTTCTCGATTCGAAAAATCGCGATTGTTGAATTGCATTGCGTTTGCATCACTGCCAAAAGCGGCTGTACCTACTAAACGGGACATGAACGGGAAGAACATGCCATGAGATATTATTCTCTAGTCTAGTACCTaccaaattatttataataaaaaaagcttaaagccctttttaacttatttatgaGTGGTACATTTCGTACTAGATTTTCATCTCTCAAAGGCAAATACAATATTTCACGGCGCGTGTTTTGACGAATGGCTAGTGAAGTCTAACAATAAAATGCGTCCGATTTATTTTTCGAACATGCCGACAACATCCTATTGGGTATGGCCCTTGAGTATTTCTATGAATATCTACAACTAATAATCTAATTGCTCGGACATAAAATGTGAGGTGCATGCACGACGAAATAAGATGGACACGTCGGATCTCAGAGGCGAGTTGTTCTATTGTAGCAGCTAAAACAATAAACGACATTATTAGTTCAAACATCTAATCGTATTGGAAAACTAGAGtgcaaatacataaatattatgtgCATTTATTAGACATTTCTGAActacttaatacttatttataggGTGATAAAAGAATTAATTGTAAATCGCTAGGTTTTTTTAGTACATTGATACCATCCCGACTAGCGCTTACATTGTCGCCCCAGGGAAGTTATTTTCGCTGCTGATGAGATGAGTGATGACATAGACTGTCATCAGCATCGAACATAACTAACATCAAGTACAGTCGAGAACATAATTATCTATACAGCTATCGAGTCGAATATATGATACCTATGGTTAGTGCTATACAGTTGTGTAGATACATTTTCGACGCCTTGGTAACGTCACTTACCGAATACATGTCAGCATCGCTTGATTTTTAAGTGGTATGTGATGTTGATATATTGTCATCTCATGAGCTAAGTCTacgggcctacgctagctggcacGGGTGCACGCGACGCGACGctcgcagttagcgctgctcatactacttttcaataggcgtccacccgctccgcaCAAAGCcaccagctagcgtaggccctacaGCGAACTCGAAGGTGGTGGGGGTTAATCGAGGATACGACACTCGCAGTAGCTAGATAAAATGAATGTCGCTGGCTCAGTCAACGCGCGTTTGCCGCACGAGCGGCGTGAGCAGCACGAGTGTGGCGCGCGCGTACCTCTCTAGCAAGCGGCGCTTGAGTTCGGGCGGGTAGGTCACGTAGATGTAATGGTCGTCTTCGTCCTCATCCGGGAGTCGCTCGCGCGCCGGGGACGAGTGCGTTGTCATCGACACACTCGCGCTGCCGCCCACGCTGCCCTCCTCCGAACTGCGGCAGAAAGGGAGATCCACTTAAACACTTGCAAACCGCGCGCCGTACAACGTGTTCAACGTGTGTGACACAtttagattggtttttggagtctttttgtattttttatttcaactccaaattttgttacttttacggtcatcccgtaaaaccaatatcgaaaaatacaaactgaacatAGATGCACAGNNNNNNNNNNNNNNNNNNNNNNNNNNNNNNNNNNNNNNNNNNNNNNNNNNNNNNNNNNNNNNNNNNNNNNNNNNNNNNNNNNNNNNNNNNNNNNNNNNNNNNNNNNNNNNNNNNNNNNNNNNNNNNNNNNNNNNNNNNNNNNNNNNNNNNNNNNNNNNNNNNNNNNNNNNNNNNNNNNNNNNNNNNNNNNNNNNNNNNNNNNNNNNNNNNNNNNNNNNNNNNNNNNNNNNNNNNNNNNNNNNNNNNNNNNNNNNNNNNNNNNNNNNNNNNNNNNNNNNNNNNNNNNNNNNNNNNNNNNNNNNNNNNNNNNNNNNNNNNNNNNNNNNNNNNNNNNNNNNNNNNNNNNNNNNNNNNNNNNNNNNNNNNNNNNNNNNNNNNNNNNNNNNNNNNNNNNNNNNNNNNNNNNNNNNNNNNNNNNNNNNNNNNNNNNNNNNNNNNNNNNNNNNNNNNNNNNNNNNNNNNNNNNNNNNNNNNNNNNNNNNNNNNNNNNNNNNNNNNNNNNNNNNNNNNNNNNNNNNNNNNNNNNNNNNNNNNNNNNNNNNNNNNNNNNNNNNNNNNNNNNNNNNNNNNNNNNNNNNNNNNNNNNNNNNNNNNNNNNNNNNNNNNNNNNNNNNNNNNNNNNNNNNNNNNNNNNNNNNNNNNNNNNNNNNNNNNNNNNNNNNNNNNNNNNNNNNNNNNNNNNNNNNNNNNNNNNNNNNNNNNNNNNNNNNNNNNNNNNNNNNNNNNNNNNNNNNNNNNNNNNNNNNNNNNNNNNNNNNNNNNNNNNNNNNNNNNNNNNNNNNNNNNNNNNNNNNNNNNNNNNNNNNNNNNNNNNNNNNNNNNNNNNNNNNNNNNNNNNACCTAACCttcctaacctaaacctaagcctaacctaacctaaacctaaacctaacctaacctaaccaacctaacctattctaacctaacctaacctaacctaacctaacctaacctaaacctacctacctaacctaacctaacctaacctaacctaacctaaccttttttttttttttttttttttaacgtgctGAAAATGCGCCTTATGCATGTCCCCCGCTCGAGGCAGCGGGTGGGGTCTGTCGGGCTCTCCCCCAAGAGGGGGCATACCGACTAAAAACAACACGACCTTACCCTCTCGGCCCTTGTGCGGACGCCACGGGATCGCGAACATTTCACCGCGACGCCGCAGGCCAGCCCGGGATGGGCTCCCTCTCTGCGCCCCAAGATGGTGTTGGGGCGCTGCGCCCCTAGGATTTTAGGGGCGCTCGTCCAGGACGGCACGTGCAATGCGGGTCCGGGATTCCTCGCCCTCGCCCGCTGTGCCGCCCAAGGGCTCCCCCTCACCTTTCCCTGTCTAATGAGAACAGGTACTCAGCTCAGGTTCGCCCCCATCGGTGACCACAGCCCTGAAAAGGGCTACGCCACCCCGGCATCATTGGGCTTGCGCCCTCCGCCCAATAGGGCTCACCCTTACCTTTCCCTGTCTAATGAGGACAGGTACTCAGCTTGGGCTCGCCCCCCTCAAAAAggcatcggcccgaaggccaGACGCCGCCCTCTTAGGGCCCAAAGGCCCGTTGGCTGGCAAGGTTCGCCCGGCGGGCGGCTCCCCTCACCAGACcaacaccccccccccccagtcACGTCAAAAGTCAGTCACGTCCAGCGACCACAGCCCTTAAAAGGGCTGCGCCGCCCCGGCATCATTGGGCTTGCGCCCTCCGCCCGATGAGGCTCACCCTTACTTAATACCCATCATTTAAGACAGGCAAAAGCAAGGGCTTGCCTCCGTCTGTAAGGCGTCGGCCCGAAGGCCGGACGCCGCCCTCTGGTGGGCCCGAAGGCCCGTTGGTTGGCAAGGTTTGCCCGGTGGCCCTCTGCCTTTGGGCTCCCCTCACCAGACCAACACCCCCCCTACCCCAGTCACGTCGAAAAAGTCAGTCGTCACGTCCGGCGACCACAGCCCTTAAAAGGGCTGCGCCGCCCCGGCATCACTGGGCTAACGCCCTCCGCCCGATGGGCTCACCCTCGCTTTTCCCTGACCCTAAAGGACAGGTACTTCGCTCAGGCTCACCTCCGTCCAAAGGCGTCGGCCCGAAGGCCGGACGCCGCCCTCTTGTGGGCCCGAAGGCCCGTTGGTTGGCAAGGTTTGCCCGGTGGCCCTCTGCCTTTGGGCTCCCCTCGCCAAACCAACACCCCCCCACCCCAGTCACGTCGAAGAAGTCAGTCGTCACGTCCGGCGACCACAGCCCTTAAAAGGGCTGCACCGCCCCGGCATCACTGGGCTAACGCCCTCCGCCCGATGGGCTCACCCTCGCTTTTCCCTGACCCTAAAGGACAGGTACTTCGCTCAGGCCTCACCTCCGTCCAAAAGGCGTCGGCCCAAGGCCGGACGCCGCCCTCTTGTGGGCCCGAAGGCCCGTTGGTTGGCAAGGTTTGCCCGGTGGCCCTCTGCCTTTGGGCTCCCCTCGCCAAACCAACACCCCCACCCAGTCACGTCGAAGAAGTCAGTCGTCACGTCCGGCGACCACAGCCTTAAAAGGGCTGCAACCGCCCCGGCATCACTGGGCTAACGCCCTCCGCCCGATGGGCTCACCCTCGCTTTTCCCTGACCCTAAAGGACAGGTACTTCGCTCAGGCTCACCTCCGTCCAAAGGCGTCGGCCCGAAGGCCGGACGCCGCCTCTTGTGGGCCCGCAGGCCCGTTGGCTGGCAGGGTTCACCCGGTGGCCCTCTGCCTTTGGGCTCCCCCCGCCAAACCAACACCCCTCCCCCCCGGTCGGATATTGGCCGCCGGCTAGCAAATCCACCTAATGAATTTACTAGCCGTCGTTGCCCAGGATGCACCAGGCCCAGACGCTACACTTTCCTACCCCATGAGGCCAATGCCTCGGATAGTAGGAAGTTGTAACGCCCGAGCACGCGAGGAGGAATCCGACATTgcacccaacctaacctaacctaacctaacctaacctaacctaacctaacctaacctaaacctaaactaacctaacctaactacctaacctaacctaacctaacctaacctaacctaacctacctaacctaacctaacctaacctaaacctaaaaacctaacctaacctaacctaacctaacctaacctaacctaaacctaacctaacctaaacctaacctaaacctaaacctaacctaacctaacctaacctaacctaacctaaacctaaacctaacctaacctacctaacctaacctaactaacctaactaacctaacctaacctaacctaacctaaacctaacctaacctaacctaacctaacctaacctaacctaacctaacctaacctaacctaacctaacctaacctaacctacctaacctaacctaacctaacctaaacctaacctaacctaacctaaacctaacctaacctaactaacctaacctaacctaacctaacctaacctatacctaacctatacctaacctaacctaacctaacctaaccctaactataacctaacctactaacctaacctaaacctaactacctaacctaacctaacctaacctaacctaacctaacctaactacctaacctaactaacctacctacctacctaacctaacctaacctaacctaacctactaacctaatcctaacctaaactaactaacctaacctaacctactaacctaaacctaacctaaacctaacctaacctaacctaacctaacctaacctaacctaaacctaacctaacctaacctacctaacctaactaacctaacctaacctaacctaacctaacctaaacctaacctaacctactacctacctaacAAGTTAGAAACCTAAGTTTTCTAACCTAATCATTTGGAACCTAACTTTTCGAAACCTAACAAATTCAAAACAACATTTCAAAACCTGAAAATTAGAAACGTGACGATTTAAAACCTTAACAAGTTTAAACCTAAtttcttatatataaaaaaaaaaaaaaaaaaaaaaatcggtgtCGATAAATGAAGGTTCTgagataacaaacataaaacaacCTTTTCACCCTGGTCAACAAAACTAGGACCCTGCAAGCGGGCAATGCAACTTTTTAAATCGTCGTAAGcctctgtgtttttttttttacatttttaatctgtattttctatttataagtTTACTCGCTTGTGGACGTTTTGGTTTTACTGTGTCCACAAGATaatcttttttataaaaaaaaaaaaaaaaaaaaaaaaaaaaaaaaaaaaaaaaaaaaaaaaatacaaccgaattgataacctccttttttgaaatcgATTAAAAATACCGCCCAAGTAAGAGTCGGACTCGAGCACCGAGGGTTTCCTAGAAAATTATAGGcatactatattattatgaatatccAGCGTTAGCAGAGCCCCTTTCCTATGCATAATATAAGCAATGTGGAATcattttaaatggttttttGACGTAGACAGACAGTCGTAAATAAGAGGTACCACTTGCCAAATTCCATAGTTTAGGTCAAAATGCCCTTTAAATTTTGAAACGGCCGTACTCCTTTTTTACGTTAACaaaagaaatttgtttttttgcattttcaAGTGACCGTAGATttgggtcatcatcatcatcatcccagcccacaCACGTTCTGCTGCTAGACACAGGCTTCCCTCTCAAACTgtaagggcttgggccgtagtttccacgcgggcccagtgcagattggaaacttcacatacaccaatTGCTTCAAAGAATTTGGTTCGAAAATGTttggttaaaaagttaaaaaaagttaggttcCTTATTTTTAGGTTTCGAGAAATTAGGTTCCAACTTGTTAGGTTTTAAAGCGTGAGGTTTCTAAATTTCAGGTTTTGAAATGTTAAGTTTGAATTTATTAGGTTTTGACAACTTAGGTTCCAACTTGTTAGGTTTTAAACGTTAGGTTTCTAAATATTAGGTTTTGAAATGTTAAGTTTGAATTTATTAGGTTTTGACAAGTTAGGTTCCAAATTATTAGGTGTAGACAACTTAGGTTCCCAATTGTTAGGTTAAGACAAGTTAGGTTCCAAATTGTTAGGTTTTGATGTTAGGTTCCGAATTGCTTTGCTGTCAGGGTTTGAAAAACTTACGtcatattttgaaaattaactggtagttaaaagaaagaaaacatttattcgtgacaaacataagaacaatggataacatgaaactatcgtgagactcactcatattaaatatattgacccgacTAACTCACGtcataaatcgagtttagctcgacatgttttgggctaatccgtagcccttcatcttcgtcgtgagttatccgagtcaatatatttaatatatgaatggataaaaaaaataaagcaaaatataaaatatagttttatgtatgtcacgaaatggttccaaatcagcaatctgccggtcttgcgaaaggcgctggtcttcctttgggaccatctggtcatcatacattaaaaaatatttagttaggtagttttaggtagtttttttgtttaggttagttttcaATTAGTTTTCGGTTATGATAACATAATTTGGTTGTTGATTAGAAAGTCTTGCTAGTCACGATAGTACGGTTTCATATTATGTGGAATGATTCGTTATTGCCTTTAGTTTCAGTTGGGTCCTTAGATTCAATGTTTGGTATTTttccatgtcaacaaaaaaaaaaca
This is a stretch of genomic DNA from Choristoneura fumiferana unplaced genomic scaffold, NRCan_CFum_1 Sck3bRy_356;HRSCAF=692_pilon, whole genome shotgun sequence. It encodes these proteins:
- the LOC141445114 gene encoding uncharacterized protein (The sequence of the model RefSeq protein was modified relative to this genomic sequence to represent the inferred CDS: added 158 bases not found in genome assembly), whose protein sequence is MQRAVCWYLSCDRYWEDTAPSARAFPWPLLLALATGLALALCMCYYIIWIVFDSEEGSVGGSASVSMTTHSSPARERLPDEDEDDHYIYVTYPPELKRRLLESCYNRTTRL